The following proteins are co-located in the Trichormus variabilis 0441 genome:
- the proB gene encoding glutamate 5-kinase yields the protein MTKTIVVKIGTSSLTQPETGQLALSTIATLAETLSYLRQQGNQVILVSSGAVGVGCARLGLTERPKAIALKQAVAAVGQGRLMRVYDDLFTTLQQPIAQVLLTRSDLVQRSRYLNVYNTFRELLALGVIPVVNENDTVAVDELKFGDNDTLSALVASLVEADWLFLLTDVDRLYSADPRSVPDARPISLVTSIKELADLQVQTGSQGSQWGTGGMMTKISAARIAIAAGVRTVITQGRYPRNIEKIIQGELIGTHFQPQPEPTSARKRWIAYGLVPTGKLYLDSGAIAAIVKAGKSLLPAGVKTVAGEFEPQDAVQLLDPQGNEIARGLVNYSSKDLQQICGRHSKEISTILGYVGAETVIHRDNLVLT from the coding sequence ATGACCAAAACAATTGTCGTCAAAATCGGCACATCTAGCCTCACCCAACCAGAAACCGGACAACTAGCCCTCTCCACCATTGCAACTTTGGCGGAAACACTCTCTTATTTAAGACAGCAAGGTAATCAAGTGATTTTAGTCTCCTCTGGGGCTGTGGGAGTCGGTTGTGCGCGGTTGGGTTTAACGGAACGTCCCAAAGCGATCGCTCTCAAACAAGCAGTAGCCGCAGTGGGTCAAGGTAGATTAATGCGCGTATATGACGACTTATTTACCACCTTACAACAGCCGATCGCCCAAGTTTTGCTAACTCGCAGCGATTTGGTACAACGTAGCCGTTATCTCAACGTATACAACACCTTTCGGGAATTACTTGCCTTGGGGGTAATTCCTGTAGTCAACGAGAATGATACCGTTGCCGTGGATGAACTGAAATTTGGTGATAATGATACCCTTTCAGCTTTGGTTGCTAGTCTTGTAGAGGCAGACTGGCTATTTTTACTCACTGACGTAGACCGATTATACTCAGCCGATCCCCGTTCTGTCCCCGATGCCCGACCGATATCTTTGGTGACAAGCATCAAAGAATTAGCAGACTTACAAGTACAAACAGGTTCTCAAGGTTCTCAATGGGGTACTGGGGGAATGATGACAAAAATTTCGGCGGCGAGAATTGCGATCGCGGCGGGAGTGCGTACTGTGATTACTCAAGGGCGATATCCTCGCAATATCGAAAAAATTATCCAAGGGGAACTGATTGGAACTCATTTTCAACCCCAACCAGAACCAACCTCCGCCCGTAAACGTTGGATTGCTTACGGTTTAGTCCCGACAGGTAAATTATACTTAGATTCTGGTGCGATCGCCGCCATAGTTAAAGCAGGTAAATCGTTATTGCCAGCAGGAGTTAAAACCGTTGCAGGTGAATTTGAGCCTCAAGATGCAGTACAGCTATTAGATCCTCAAGGTAACGAAATTGCCAGAGGACTAGTTAACTATAGCAGCAAAGACTTACAGCAAATTTGTGGTCGTCACTCTAAAGAAATTTCGACTATTTTGGGTTATGTAGGTGCAGAAACCGTGATCCATCGAGATAACTTAGTATTGACGTAG
- the purH gene encoding bifunctional phosphoribosylaminoimidazolecarboxamide formyltransferase/IMP cyclohydrolase, producing the protein MARLALLSVSNKTGLIDLARRLVEEFEFDLISSGGTAQALKDAGLPVTKVADYTGSPEILGGRVKTLHPRIHGGILARRDVPSDLTDLENNQIRPIDLVVVNLYPFEETIAKPGVTLAEAVEQIDIGGPAMLRASSKNFAHLTVLCDPAQYDEYLQELRQNNGVASLEFRQKAALKGFLHTASYDSAIASYLSGTQQHTLNGTELQSLRYGENPHQPAAWYQTGTTPTGWTAAKKLQGKELSYNNLVDLEAARRIIAEFTDTPAATIIKHTNPCGTALADTIVEAYQKAFNADATSAFGGIVALNRPIDAATASELTKTFLECVVAPDCDAEAQKILAKKSNVRVLTLADLSTGPKTLVKQIAGGFLVQAADDIAADTIQWQVVTERQPTADELAELLFAWKVCKHVKSNAIVVTSDRTTLGVGAGQMNRIGSTKIALEQAGDKAKGAILASDGFFPFDDTVRTAAAAGISAIVQPGGSLRDQDSVKAANELGLLMVLTGVRHFLH; encoded by the coding sequence ATGGCGCGTCTAGCACTGCTGAGTGTATCTAACAAGACTGGTTTAATTGACTTAGCTCGTCGCTTGGTAGAAGAATTTGAGTTTGATTTAATCAGCAGTGGGGGGACAGCCCAAGCCCTCAAGGATGCGGGTTTACCTGTGACGAAGGTTGCAGATTACACGGGTTCGCCAGAGATTTTGGGTGGACGGGTGAAAACTCTCCATCCCCGGATTCATGGGGGGATTTTGGCTAGGCGGGATGTACCTAGTGATTTGACGGATTTGGAAAATAACCAAATTCGCCCGATTGATTTGGTGGTGGTGAATCTTTACCCGTTTGAGGAGACTATTGCTAAACCAGGGGTGACGTTGGCGGAAGCTGTGGAACAAATTGATATTGGCGGCCCGGCGATGTTACGGGCATCATCAAAGAATTTTGCCCATCTAACAGTCTTATGTGATCCGGCGCAGTATGATGAATATCTGCAAGAATTACGACAAAATAACGGAGTAGCTTCCTTAGAATTTCGGCAAAAGGCAGCTTTGAAGGGGTTTTTGCATACGGCGAGTTATGATAGTGCCATTGCCTCTTACCTCTCAGGTACACAACAGCATACCCTCAACGGTACAGAATTACAATCTCTGCGTTACGGTGAGAATCCCCATCAGCCCGCAGCTTGGTATCAAACTGGAACTACGCCAACAGGGTGGACGGCAGCCAAGAAACTGCAAGGCAAGGAACTCAGCTACAATAATTTGGTTGACTTAGAAGCCGCCCGCCGCATTATTGCAGAGTTCACTGATACGCCAGCCGCCACGATTATTAAACATACTAATCCCTGCGGTACGGCATTGGCAGATACCATCGTGGAAGCTTATCAAAAAGCTTTTAATGCTGACGCTACTTCGGCATTTGGGGGGATTGTCGCCCTGAACCGCCCTATTGATGCAGCGACAGCCAGCGAGTTAACCAAGACGTTTTTAGAATGTGTAGTTGCGCCTGATTGCGATGCAGAAGCGCAAAAAATTCTGGCGAAGAAATCTAATGTGCGGGTGTTGACTTTAGCAGATTTGAGTACAGGCCCCAAAACTCTGGTAAAACAAATTGCTGGCGGTTTCCTGGTGCAGGCTGCGGATGATATTGCTGCTGACACAATTCAATGGCAAGTAGTTACAGAACGCCAACCTACTGCTGATGAATTAGCAGAATTGTTATTTGCATGGAAAGTCTGCAAACACGTTAAATCTAATGCTATTGTTGTGACAAGCGATCGCACTACTCTTGGTGTAGGTGCAGGACAAATGAACCGCATTGGTTCAACGAAAATTGCCCTAGAACAAGCAGGGGACAAAGCCAAAGGTGCAATCCTCGCCAGCGATGGATTTTTCCCCTTTGATGATACCGTGAGAACCGCCGCCGCCGCCGGTATTAGCGCCATTGTCCAGCCAGGGGGAAGCCTGCGCGATCAAGATTCTGTCAAGGCTGCCAATGAACTCGGTTTGTTAATGGTGCTGACTGGGGTGCGGCATTTTTTACATTAG
- a CDS encoding DUF4351 domain-containing protein: protein MSFDNVGKYLAEQYPREFAKWLLSNEPKEVKVLKTELSLEPIRADSVIFLQTESRIIHIEFQTLTKSYPPVPLRILDYYVRLKRQYRVPITQVVIFLQETDNEIAFTEEYTDEVTIHRYRVVRLWEQNSALFLENPALLPLAPLTQTDSPSRLLAQIAEKIAKIRDRVEKQNIAGCTEILAGLRFRKNLIRQFLREEIMQESVIYQDIVQSAEFKFFYRQLNRRFGEIDNSIIEQIRELSTEQLEVLGEAFLDFSSVADLEAWLNQVTNR, encoded by the coding sequence TTGAGTTTCGATAATGTTGGGAAATATTTGGCAGAACAATATCCACGAGAATTTGCTAAATGGTTACTTTCAAATGAACCAAAAGAAGTTAAAGTACTAAAAACTGAACTTTCTCTTGAGCCAATTCGCGCGGATTCGGTAATATTTCTGCAAACAGAAAGCAGGATCATCCATATAGAATTTCAAACTCTGACAAAATCTTATCCACCAGTTCCCCTACGGATACTCGATTACTATGTGAGATTGAAACGCCAATACCGTGTACCAATCACACAAGTAGTAATTTTCTTGCAGGAAACAGATAATGAAATTGCTTTTACTGAAGAATATACAGACGAAGTAACCATTCACCGCTATCGTGTTGTTCGTCTATGGGAACAGAATTCAGCTTTATTTCTCGAAAATCCTGCTCTTTTACCTTTAGCACCCTTGACTCAAACAGATTCACCTTCAAGGTTGTTAGCACAGATTGCTGAAAAAATAGCTAAAATTCGAGATAGAGTTGAAAAACAGAATATTGCTGGGTGTACGGAAATTTTAGCTGGTTTGAGATTTAGAAAGAACTTAATTCGCCAATTTTTACGGGAGGAAATTATGCAGGAGTCTGTTATTTATCAAGATATTGTCCAAAGTGCTGAATTTAAGTTTTTTTATCGTCAGCTAAATCGGCGTTTTGGTGAAATTGATAATTCCATAATTGAACAGATTCGAGAATTATCTACTGAACAATTAGAGGTCTTAGGAGAAGCGTTTTTGGATTTCTCATCAGTTGCTGATTTAGAAGCTTGGTTAAATCAAGTAACAAATCGGTAA
- a CDS encoding DUF4351 domain-containing protein: MSFDNVCKALAEKYPKDFIRWLIGEESTNVKVLKTELSLEPIRADSVIFLQTGNLILHIEFQTLTQSNPAIPFRMLDYSVRLKRQYKCRIVQVVIFLQETDDEIAFTEEYVNETTIHRYRAVRMWEQDSSLFLGNLALLPLAPLCQTDSPRDLLSQIAQEVARISDRETRQNTAAYTEILAGLRFEKGLIRQLLSEDIMQESVIYQDILQKGEQKEAFRFLNRQLNRRFGEIDLSIVERIKTLSTEELEALGEEFLSFSNVCDLVAWIEQNTSS; this comes from the coding sequence GTGAGTTTTGATAATGTTTGTAAGGCGCTTGCAGAGAAATATCCAAAAGATTTTATCCGGTGGTTAATTGGTGAAGAATCTACCAATGTTAAGGTTTTAAAAACTGAATTAAGTTTAGAGCCTATTCGCGCAGATTCTGTGATTTTTTTACAAACTGGCAATCTGATTTTGCATATTGAATTTCAGACTTTAACACAGTCTAATCCCGCGATTCCTTTCCGAATGCTGGATTATTCTGTGAGATTAAAACGTCAGTATAAGTGTCGAATTGTGCAGGTAGTAATATTTTTGCAGGAGACAGATGATGAAATTGCTTTTACTGAAGAGTATGTGAATGAGACAACTATACATCGCTATCGTGCAGTCAGAATGTGGGAGCAAGATTCCAGCTTATTTTTGGGTAATTTGGCATTGTTACCGTTAGCACCTTTGTGTCAAACTGATTCTCCACGAGATTTATTATCGCAGATTGCTCAGGAAGTCGCTAGAATTTCAGATAGAGAGACAAGGCAAAATACAGCAGCCTACACCGAAATTTTAGCAGGTTTGCGGTTTGAGAAGGGTTTGATTCGTCAGTTATTAAGCGAGGATATTATGCAGGAATCAGTTATTTATCAGGATATTTTGCAGAAGGGTGAGCAGAAGGAAGCTTTTCGCTTTTTAAATCGACAGTTAAATCGACGCTTTGGTGAGATAGATTTATCAATAGTGGAGCGTATTAAAACATTATCTACTGAAGAATTAGAAGCATTGGGAGAAGAATTTTTAAGTTTTTCAAATGTATGTGATTTAGTTGCTTGGATTGAGCAAAATACAAGTAGTTAA
- a CDS encoding alpha/beta hydrolase has translation MQFTTFPPANSQTPAGLVVTLHGWGANAEDVASLLPYFNLPDYQFVFPNAPYPYPYAPLGRSWYDLRQENMYEGLAQSRELLKDFVLSLESSTGVPLSRTILSGFSQGGAMTFDVGSKLPLAGLVVMSGYLHPEAISPDHTNIPPTLILHGTKDEVVPLQAAVKARTTVESLGVPVQYQEFEAGHEINLEMLNVARNFIVNALV, from the coding sequence TTGCAATTCACTACCTTTCCCCCAGCTAACTCTCAAACACCCGCCGGCTTAGTGGTTACTTTGCATGGTTGGGGTGCTAATGCTGAGGATGTGGCATCTTTGTTACCCTATTTCAATTTACCTGATTACCAGTTTGTCTTTCCCAATGCACCTTATCCATATCCCTATGCTCCCCTTGGTAGGTCATGGTATGACCTGAGACAAGAAAATATGTATGAGGGATTGGCGCAAAGTCGCGAACTGCTGAAAGATTTTGTGCTTTCTTTAGAAAGTAGTACTGGTGTGCCTTTATCCCGCACTATCTTAAGTGGATTTTCCCAAGGTGGGGCGATGACTTTTGATGTCGGCTCAAAATTACCGTTGGCTGGTTTGGTGGTGATGAGTGGGTATTTACATCCTGAAGCCATTAGCCCAGATCATACTAATATTCCCCCAACTTTGATTCTGCATGGTACAAAGGATGAAGTTGTACCCCTGCAAGCTGCTGTTAAGGCACGCACAACAGTAGAATCACTGGGTGTTCCTGTCCAATATCAGGAATTTGAGGCTGGACACGAAATCAATTTGGAAATGTTAAATGTAGCCAGAAATTTCATTGTCAATGCACTTGTTTAG
- a CDS encoding toll/interleukin-1 receptor domain-containing protein, protein MRTTKIVKIFYCCSDSAKDEEMLQKLENHLSASKWEGLSTSWHRKMISPGKEWEKEIDTNLKTADIILVLISSEFTASDYHWNVLAKQAMKQHKAKTSRVITILLRPVDDYWKIAFPNVKVLPKGGKPITEWRPYDKAFADIATGIREVVEELTDSTFHIKKILYWIRAIAILVIKAAGKTLIYVARATDSYFFRTSRYRRRNRVSKIPIRILLIILVGGMFMLFISQQSDISKILSSDVLGSFLSRPNSTLDSNNKGWIWLGIIKNSSGSFSAREPLIIKQEKIREYPTIEPPIVPSPGDIVTIKYIVYLRKEKFSGSELIDELIPEEKVVILKVEPLSKSSWNSPYIELMAQVRKCNYTCNH, encoded by the coding sequence ATGCGGACAACTAAGATTGTCAAAATTTTTTACTGCTGCTCTGACTCCGCTAAAGATGAAGAAATGCTGCAAAAACTTGAGAATCATCTCAGTGCTTCAAAGTGGGAGGGCTTAAGTACTAGCTGGCACAGGAAAATGATTAGCCCAGGAAAGGAATGGGAAAAAGAGATTGATACAAATTTAAAGACGGCTGATATAATTTTAGTGCTAATTAGTTCAGAATTTACTGCTTCAGATTACCACTGGAATGTTTTGGCGAAACAAGCTATGAAACAACATAAGGCTAAAACATCCCGTGTTATTACTATTCTGCTTCGTCCAGTCGATGATTATTGGAAGATTGCATTCCCCAATGTCAAAGTTTTACCCAAGGGTGGAAAACCCATAACTGAATGGAGACCTTATGATAAAGCTTTTGCAGATATTGCTACAGGTATTCGAGAAGTAGTCGAGGAGCTTACTGACTCTACCTTCCATATTAAGAAAATTCTGTATTGGATTAGGGCAATTGCGATACTTGTTATAAAAGCTGCTGGAAAGACTTTGATATATGTAGCAAGAGCAACCGATTCATATTTTTTTAGAACATCAAGATATCGTCGCCGAAATAGGGTAAGTAAGATTCCCATACGAATACTTCTTATAATTTTAGTAGGTGGTATGTTTATGCTCTTCATTTCTCAACAATCAGACATATCAAAAATTCTTTCATCAGATGTATTAGGAAGTTTTTTATCAAGACCTAATTCTACTCTAGACTCAAATAATAAAGGATGGATATGGTTAGGTATAATTAAAAATAGTTCAGGTAGTTTCTCCGCTAGAGAACCACTAATTATTAAACAAGAAAAAATTAGAGAATACCCTACTATTGAGCCTCCTATTGTTCCATCACCAGGAGATATCGTAACCATTAAATACATTGTATATTTAAGAAAAGAAAAATTTTCAGGATCAGAGTTAATTGATGAGCTTATACCAGAAGAAAAGGTAGTAATACTTAAAGTAGAGCCTTTATCAAAATCTAGTTGGAATTCGCCTTATATTGAATTGATGGCACAAGTTCGTAAATGTAATTACACTTGCAATCATTAA
- the isiD gene encoding protein IsiD, which yields MKTLSISKKEIAAMTAAEVEELATRLEMDNYSNAFDGLNDWHLLRAIAFQRPELVESYIHLLDLEPYDEA from the coding sequence ATGAAAACTTTAAGCATTTCCAAAAAAGAAATTGCTGCCATGACCGCAGCAGAGGTGGAGGAACTGGCTACTCGTCTAGAGATGGACAACTATAGTAATGCTTTTGATGGTTTAAATGACTGGCATCTACTGCGGGCGATCGCATTTCAGCGTCCAGAGTTGGTAGAATCTTATATCCATCTGTTAGATTTGGAACCCTACGACGAAGCTTAG
- a CDS encoding toll/interleukin-1 receptor domain-containing protein encodes MRVQLEKHLSSLKREGVITDWHDRKIGAGKEWENEIDIHLNTSHIILLLISPSFMSSNYCWDVELKRAMERHQAQEARVIPVIIEFVDWINAPFGRLQALPEGARPVKEWGNYNKAFLSVAKGIRIVAKELLEDL; translated from the coding sequence ATGCGAGTTCAGCTAGAAAAACATCTTAGCAGTTTGAAACGAGAAGGTGTCATTACAGACTGGCATGATCGAAAAATTGGAGCAGGAAAAGAATGGGAAAATGAGATAGATATTCACCTAAATACATCTCACATAATTTTGCTACTTATTAGCCCAAGTTTTATGTCTTCAAACTATTGCTGGGATGTTGAATTAAAACGGGCTATGGAAAGGCATCAAGCTCAAGAAGCTAGAGTTATACCAGTAATTATTGAATTTGTTGATTGGATTAATGCACCATTTGGAAGACTTCAAGCTCTCCCCGAAGGTGCTAGACCTGTAAAAGAATGGGGAAATTATAACAAGGCATTTTTAAGTGTTGCTAAAGGTATTCGGATAGTGGCAAAAGAATTATTAGAAGATTTATAA
- the coaBC gene encoding bifunctional phosphopantothenoylcysteine decarboxylase/phosphopantothenate--cysteine ligase CoaBC, with amino-acid sequence MAHPQAQAENRKSRVLVAVGGGIAAYKVCEVVSSLFKSGVEVRVILTRSAQEFIAPLTLSTLSRHPAYTDDDFWQPTHSRPLHIELGEWADLLVIAPLTANTLAKLTYGLADNLLTNTVLASTCPVLLAPAMNTDMWEQLTVQRNWQQLLTDSRYHGIGTASGLLACDRVGAGRMAEPPEILAYTQSLLHTQGQRDLAGKRVLISAGGTREYLDPVRFIGNPSTGKMGLALAQAALHRGAKVTLVHGVASWDVPLGVQAIPIINAEEMQQVMLEYLPNADIIVMSAAVADVKPQDYSTEKLPKRSLPQSLPLEAVPDIVAQLGKLKQPHQRLIGFAAQTGDIVTPAREKLYSKKLDAIVANPIDKADSGFGSDNNQAIFLDNQDRQVTIPPCSKLQLAHHLFDFVSNLTL; translated from the coding sequence ATGGCTCATCCTCAAGCGCAAGCTGAAAATCGCAAAAGTAGGGTTCTTGTGGCTGTGGGTGGCGGTATCGCTGCTTATAAGGTTTGTGAGGTCGTTTCCAGTTTGTTTAAATCTGGGGTGGAAGTCCGAGTGATTCTTACTCGTTCTGCACAGGAATTTATTGCGCCTCTGACTTTATCAACCCTCTCCCGTCACCCTGCTTATACAGATGATGATTTTTGGCAACCTACTCACTCTCGGCCGTTGCATATCGAGTTGGGTGAGTGGGCTGATTTGTTGGTGATTGCTCCTCTCACTGCTAATACTTTAGCTAAATTAACTTATGGGCTGGCTGATAATTTACTCACCAATACTGTGTTAGCTTCCACTTGTCCTGTGTTGTTAGCGCCGGCAATGAATACTGATATGTGGGAACAGTTAACGGTGCAGCGTAATTGGCAGCAGTTGTTAACAGATAGCAGATATCATGGTATTGGTACAGCATCGGGATTATTGGCGTGCGATCGCGTCGGTGCTGGTAGAATGGCAGAACCTCCAGAAATTTTGGCTTATACTCAATCCCTATTACACACTCAAGGTCAGCGAGATTTAGCTGGGAAGCGAGTTTTGATTAGTGCGGGAGGTACAAGGGAGTATCTTGACCCGGTACGGTTTATTGGTAATCCCTCCACGGGTAAAATGGGACTGGCTTTAGCCCAAGCGGCTTTACACCGTGGGGCAAAGGTGACATTGGTACATGGCGTGGCGAGTTGGGATGTACCTTTGGGTGTGCAAGCAATTCCCATTATCAATGCCGAAGAAATGCAGCAGGTGATGTTGGAATATTTACCCAATGCAGATATCATAGTTATGTCTGCGGCTGTAGCTGATGTCAAACCTCAAGATTATAGTACAGAAAAATTACCCAAGCGATCGCTCCCCCAGTCTTTACCTTTAGAAGCAGTACCCGATATTGTTGCTCAATTAGGCAAACTCAAACAACCCCATCAGCGTTTAATTGGTTTTGCTGCCCAGACAGGGGATATAGTTACACCAGCTAGGGAAAAATTATATAGTAAGAAATTGGATGCGATCGTTGCTAATCCCATCGACAAAGCAGATAGCGGTTTTGGTAGTGATAATAATCAAGCCATCTTCTTAGATAATCAAGATAGACAAGTGACCATCCCACCTTGTTCTAAATTGCAACTAGCTCACCATCTCTTCGATTTTGTCAGCAACCTGACACTATGA